A stretch of DNA from Pseudorca crassidens isolate mPseCra1 chromosome X, mPseCra1.hap1, whole genome shotgun sequence:
GGCTGCCAGTCTCTGAAGACAAGGTAAAATGGTAAGTAATAGGACACTGCAGCTTAATCCCACAATTAGGAAGCAGCTATCACCCCCAGGGACAACTCTAGTTACTGACTGATTTTCCTTACACACTGTAATTACATTCAGTACCACCTTAGGCTCCCTAAGTGTCCTGGATACCCCCATTATAGGTGGACCTTCCTTTACACAAGCCCTGTGTATTAACAACCCATATCGGTACAAAGGATAAATTATGGAGAAATTCTTTCATGTCACAGAAGCATTCTTAACAAGAGTCCTTTGAATAGCCAGTTCTCCGACTGGATTTAAAATAggacttcatttacaaaaatatgaCTTAACTGTAATCCTTTAGGGACACATTGTCATTACCCCAAGCAAAGCAGCAAAGATGGCTTTTATTCCCTGGCCTCAGATTGAGCCTTCAGCCTACAACACCAACTGAACCAAGCCGCTAACTGTGGCCTCACACTTACCCCTAATTTAGGCCACAGCACAGATTGATTGTTAATCCTATCACACAGCTCAGGCACTAAGACCAGACAACCATTTAACAACTCTGGGTCTTtgagctgggggggtgggggtgtgcttGTGGGGATGGAGGAACTGCGTCCATGACTCACTGTTAACCCATCCCcgctgctggaaaaaaaaataactctaaaTGCACATCGTACTGCTTGTGAGTCAGGAATGTCATTTTCATTTATGAAGGATGGAACATAATTTTTCTCTAACATTTCAAGTGAATAACTTTACATACATTTTCCCCCCAATTTCCATAGGAATTTGATGCCATGGAAGCAGTCAGCTCCAtgtccccagagcctggcagAAACTCTTATTTTTCTTACACATACTTTAAGATCAGTAGTTCTGaattcccctcctccctccaattACGTTCCTGGTGAAACCCACCCTGACTGAGGGGTTCGGGGGGAGATAGGGTGGTGTGAATTCTaattctattttatcattttggaCTCACATTTCCATTGAGTCTTAAAAGCTGAGTTTCAGAAGTTCAGAGAAGCTTCCGCACCATGTCCCCATTAAGAGGTGTTTGCCTCCCACTgtgagcgggcttccctggtggcgcagtggttgagagtccgcctgccgatgcgggggacgcgagttcgtgccccagtccgggaagatcccacgttccgcggagcggctgggcccgtgagccatggctgctgagcctgcgcgtccggagcctgtgctccgcaacgggagaggccacagcagtgagaggcccgcgtaccacacacacaaaaaaaagaggtGTTTGCCTCCCACTGTGAGAATCCCAAAGGTAGATTCATCACAGGTTATGTCaagaaaaagagtggaaaacAGCAAAGGAGACACCCTCTCTGTTAACTCTCCAAGGCATAGCTTCTGATTTCACTATAACTATTAGGTAAATACACCTagtagaacaaaacagaaaatttattcCAGAAGAGAAAAGACAGGGTCTTTGAGTTTTATAATATATGGCATATCTGGTACTGTTGCCCCCCTCCAGTAGCATGGCTCTTTTTCTAACTGGCtatatttctctcctttcctcaggTATAATGCGTGAATGTCACAGCTATGGGTAATCTGACCATTCTCAATGAATTTCTCCTCCTGGGATTTGGGAGTCTCCATGGGTTACAGTTTTTTCTTTGGGGGATATTTCTGGGAATCTATGTAGTGACCTTGCTGGGGAAGGTCCTTATCCTTATAGTCATTTCCCTTGATTGCAGCATCCAAACCCCCATGTACTTCTTTCTGTCCAATTTCTCCTTTAAGATCTGGTACACTACCTCCATTGCCCCTAAGACGCTGCAGACCCTTCTCTTAGGTCCCCAGGTGATTTCCTTTGTAGGATGTGTGGTCCAGTTTTACTTCTTCGGTTCCATGGCAGTAGTTGAGCACTTTCTTCTGGCAGCCATGTCTTATGACCGCTAATTTGCTATCTGCAGCCTCCTCCAGTATCCATCCCTCATGAACCTCTACACATGTATCCTGCTTGCAGGTGGGTCTTGGCTGGGTGAGTTCCTAACCCCTGTGGTCACTGTTACCATGACTTTCCAGCTGCCCTTCTGTCCAGCCTATAAGTCTGACCATTTATTCTGTGACCTGACCCCTGTGCTGTAGCTGGTCTGTTCTGATACTGAGACAGTGGAGGAAATCACTTTCCTACTGGCCTCCTTTGTCACTATGGTGCCCTCCCTACTCACTGTAGCCTCCTATATCCACATTGTTGCTGCTGTCTTCAGGATTCCATCAGCTGCAGGAAAGCAATGGGCTTTCTCCACCTGCTCTTCCCACCTCATATTGGTCACTCTGTACTATGGAACACTGGAAACAGTGTATGCCATTCCCACAGCAACCCAGGCTGTTGCCCTGAACAAGATCTTCTCCCTGTTCTATACTGTGGTCACTCCCATGGTCAACCCCACCGTGTATAGCTTGAGAAACAAGGATGTTAAAAAGGCAGTGAGGAGGCTTATGAGTCAGTGGGTATATGCTAAAAGGACCTAATGGCCCTCACCATCCACAGGGAGTCTCTTTTCTCAGAGCAGCCTGGGCTTCTGTGAAGGAAGCCAGGCACTAGGCTTTGTACTTGGGGGCTCAGACCACTGCTGCTCCCTCCTTCCAGAGAAATAGCCAACAGAGCAGGGACCACCCCTGAGGTCCTATAGCCTAAAGCCCTTGGGAATACCAGGTTAATCCTTGCATGGTAAAATTAAGTTTGCCAGACGAGTGACTCCCTCAGGCTATTCTACCAAGCCTTTTAGGGGAACATTCTAAAGACCCAAATTTGTTTGACACAAAAGtctatctctctgtctttgtctctttctctgtctctctctttctgtatgtGTGGTATAGAAATACCTGTTGGTGTTAAGGTTTTTGGTTTCATTATGTGCACGTGCCCAGTGTGcccatgtgtacacacacacacacacccctacatacACACGCAGTCACCATACCCTTCCCATACAAACTTAGGTGCCCTTCACTGTGCCTCTCCTCAGGGTTCATGCACATTCACCTCACCTTCTGTGGTTTCTTAGATCATCTGCCTCTCCACTGATCAGAACAATCTCTAAAATCCTAGAGAAGCTATTGACTGTTCTACTCACTTGAAAAGGTAGTTAATCAAGACCCTTGAAGACTGGAATAACATCATCCTTATTACTCTTAATGTCCCCTAGCATGGTGCTCTGCACAGatgcaaaataattatttgttgactgaatgattCAATGACTTACCAAAGCAATGGAGGTTTGGTGGATGAAGAGAGTAAAATAAGTCACTTTCTTTCTGCCTACACTGGCCTCTCCTCCTATTTCCTCCTCGTGGTCATAGACACCCCCATCTCCCTCCACAGGCAGCTCTCACTGAGCACCACAGCCTTGCTCCTTGCCATGTCCCCTCATCCACCCTCCCCACAGTGGCAGATGTATCTTCCTAAAACCCCAAACTGACCCTATTATTTCCCTGTTTATCACTCTCCATGATTCTCCAGTGCCACTGGGATGGAATCAGAGATCCTCAGCCTGACTTGTGGCTACCTCTTGACCTCACCCCTCACCAATCTCCTTCTCCCCCTTTGTGCTCTAGCCACACCAAACTTCTCAAATAGAGTTGGAAACTCCTTAAAGGGAAGATCATATGCTCACCATGTCTCTTCAACAGTATCTAGATCCAGAGTGGGACAAAAAGTAGTTGCTCAAATAAGACGTCTTCAATCGAACTGTAATGGGACTCtcaccttcct
This window harbors:
- the LOC137216802 gene encoding LOW QUALITY PROTEIN: olfactory receptor 10A5-like (The sequence of the model RefSeq protein was modified relative to this genomic sequence to represent the inferred CDS: substituted 2 bases at 2 genomic stop codons) produces the protein MGNLTILNEFLLLGFGSLHGLQFFLWGIFLGIYVVTLLGKVLILIVISLDCSIQTPMYFFLSNFSFKIWYTTSIAPKTLQTLLLGPQVISFVGCVVQFYFFGSMAVVEHFLLAAMSYDRXFAICSLLQYPSLMNLYTCILLAGGSWLGEFLTPVVTVTMTFQLPFCPAYKSDHLFCDLTPVLXLVCSDTETVEEITFLLASFVTMVPSLLTVASYIHIVAAVFRIPSAAGKQWAFSTCSSHLILVTLYYGTLETVYAIPTATQAVALNKIFSLFYTVVTPMVNPTVYSLRNKDVKKAVRRLMSQWVYAKRT